In one window of Chryseobacterium sp. JV274 DNA:
- a CDS encoding pirin family protein yields MKTVYHKADSRGHANHGWLNSYHTFSFANYQNRDRTNFGVLRVLNDDTVSQGMGFGTHPHRDMEIISIPLEGDLEHKDSMGTTAVIKKGEIQVMSAGTGVKHSEYNKNKDEEVKFLQIWVFPKELDVEPRYDQKSIKEGEKINGFQQILSPNKNDEGVWIHQDAWFNLANFTKGNGKNYMLNKKGNGVYAFVLKGSAKIGDRVLNERDGLGIWDTQSFNIEAVEDTEVLLMEVPMELPSYLK; encoded by the coding sequence ATGAAAACAGTATATCATAAAGCAGATTCAAGAGGCCATGCCAATCACGGATGGTTAAATTCTTACCATACATTCAGTTTTGCCAACTATCAAAACAGAGACAGAACGAATTTTGGTGTTTTAAGAGTATTAAACGATGACACCGTTTCTCAGGGAATGGGATTCGGAACGCACCCGCACAGGGATATGGAAATTATATCCATTCCTCTGGAAGGAGATTTGGAACATAAAGATTCAATGGGAACTACAGCTGTGATCAAAAAAGGAGAAATCCAGGTGATGAGTGCCGGAACAGGTGTTAAGCACAGTGAATATAATAAAAATAAAGATGAAGAGGTAAAGTTTCTACAGATCTGGGTTTTCCCAAAAGAACTGGATGTTGAACCGAGATATGATCAAAAAAGTATCAAGGAAGGTGAAAAGATTAACGGATTCCAACAGATTTTATCTCCTAATAAAAATGATGAAGGAGTTTGGATTCATCAGGATGCGTGGTTTAATTTAGCCAATTTTACAAAAGGAAACGGCAAAAATTATATGCTTAACAAAAAAGGAAACGGAGTTTATGCGTTTGTGTTGAAAGGAAGTGCAAAAATAGGAGACCGTGTTCTGAATGAAAGAGACGGATTGGGAATCTGGGATACTCAGAGCTTTAACATCGAAGCGGTGGAAGACACTGAAGTATTATTAATGGAAGTACCAATGGAACTGCCGTCATATCTTAAATAA
- a CDS encoding NADPH-dependent FMN reductase has protein sequence MKILAIAGSNSEVSMNKQLVAYASTLFENAEVEVVDLNPFEMPIYKHERELAAGVPQEAHDFAAKIDGANVLLVALAEHNGTYSTAFKNVFDWVSRIKDRTVWNEVPMLLMSTSPGGRGGAGVLEAASKRFPFHGGNVVETFSLPFFNDNFDKGAQKISNEDKVSELKEKIKKIAAIETILEK, from the coding sequence ATGAAAATTTTAGCAATAGCAGGAAGCAACTCGGAAGTTTCAATGAACAAGCAGTTGGTTGCCTATGCATCAACATTATTTGAAAATGCAGAAGTAGAAGTAGTAGATCTGAATCCTTTTGAAATGCCAATCTATAAGCATGAAAGAGAATTGGCTGCTGGTGTTCCTCAGGAAGCTCATGACTTTGCTGCCAAAATTGACGGTGCCAATGTATTGTTGGTGGCTTTGGCAGAACACAACGGAACCTATTCTACAGCATTCAAAAATGTGTTCGACTGGGTATCAAGAATCAAAGACAGAACGGTTTGGAATGAAGTACCAATGCTATTGATGTCTACATCTCCGGGAGGTAGAGGGGGAGCAGGAGTTTTGGAAGCTGCATCGAAGCGTTTTCCTTTCCACGGAGGAAATGTAGTGGAAACTTTTTCACTTCCTTTCTTTAACGATAACTTTGATAAAGGAGCTCAGAAAATTTCTAATGAAGATAAAGTCAGTGAGTTAAAAGAAAAAATCAAAAAGATTGCGGCTATTGAAACAATCCTTGAAAAATAG
- the purM gene encoding phosphoribosylformylglycinamidine cyclo-ligase, giving the protein MSNTYKSAGVDKEEGYKTVDKIKKAVGETHNSNVLNHLGSFGAFYEIGGYKNPVLVSGTDGVGTKLKVALDTKKYDSIGVDCFAMCANDILCHGAKPLFFLDYLACGKLDSEIAAEIVLGMVAACKDNNCALIGGETAEMPGMYQPGDYDVAGFCVGIVEKDQIIDGSKIQAGNKIIALPSSGFHSNGFSLVRKVFPNFEEEFEGKPLYETLLVPTRLYYKDIHKVLEEVKVEGIAHITGGGLYENVPRIIPEGLCASIDESKIRIPSVMLELEKRGEVAREEMYGTFNMGVGMIIVVNADHAEKILHLLDDAYEIGEITEGSEKIDLKF; this is encoded by the coding sequence ATGAGCAACACTTACAAATCAGCAGGAGTAGACAAAGAAGAAGGATACAAAACGGTTGACAAGATCAAAAAAGCGGTCGGTGAAACCCACAATTCCAATGTACTGAACCACTTGGGAAGTTTTGGTGCTTTCTATGAGATCGGTGGATACAAAAATCCTGTTCTTGTATCAGGAACAGATGGAGTAGGAACAAAGCTGAAAGTAGCTTTAGATACTAAAAAATATGATTCTATTGGTGTAGATTGTTTCGCAATGTGTGCCAATGATATTCTTTGCCACGGAGCAAAACCTTTATTTTTCCTTGATTATCTGGCTTGCGGAAAGCTTGATTCAGAAATTGCGGCAGAAATTGTTTTAGGAATGGTAGCAGCTTGTAAAGATAACAACTGTGCATTGATTGGTGGAGAGACTGCTGAAATGCCGGGAATGTATCAGCCTGGAGATTATGATGTTGCAGGATTCTGCGTAGGAATCGTAGAAAAAGATCAGATTATTGATGGTTCTAAGATTCAGGCAGGTAATAAAATTATTGCATTGCCAAGCTCTGGATTCCACTCAAACGGATTCTCTTTAGTAAGAAAGGTATTCCCAAATTTTGAAGAAGAATTTGAAGGAAAACCTTTATATGAAACACTTTTAGTTCCTACAAGACTATACTATAAAGATATTCATAAAGTATTGGAAGAAGTGAAAGTAGAAGGAATTGCTCACATCACAGGAGGTGGTCTTTACGAAAACGTTCCAAGAATCATTCCAGAAGGACTTTGTGCTTCTATTGACGAATCGAAAATCAGAATTCCTAGTGTAATGCTTGAATTGGAAAAGAGAGGTGAAGTAGCCCGTGAGGAAATGTACGGAACATTCAATATGGGGGTAGGGATGATCATTGTAGTGAATGCGGATCATGCTGAAAAAATCTTACACCTTTTAGATGATGCTTATGAAATCGGAGAAATCACAGAAGGAAGCGAAAAGATAGATTTAAAATTTTAG
- a CDS encoding MFS transporter has translation MAERVGIYNSGPFGKRKKPNLSMLQIINMSMGFLGIQMAFGLQNGNASRILGNLGADVHELSWFWLVAPVTGLIVQPIIGHMGDNTWSPLGRRKPYFLIGAVLCAIGLVLLPNAASVTQMFAANALLLAVIFLAMMDASVNIAMEPFRALVGDMLPKHQGTIGFSVQTILIGIGAVLGSYLPDWLTKMGISNEAPAGFVADNVIYSFYIGAGLLIISILYTIMTTREYSPQEFADFEDGKEVEQQESKFSDIFKDFAAIPIQMKKLGIVQFFSWFALFTMWVFTTSALATHHFGLSPEDTHSKAFNDAGDLTGKLFGMYNLWAIPFAFLLTPIAKLIGKKQTHALALLCGGVGLVSMYFIKDVNNLWISMIGLGFAWASILAMPYAMLIEVIPQRKMGVYMGIFNFFIVIPQIINGLFGGPVVSGVFGKQAMDYVVVGGVCMLIGAVVTMIFVKSEDETPKEIEEEIKQVHF, from the coding sequence ATGGCAGAAAGGGTAGGGATATATAATTCGGGGCCATTTGGAAAAAGAAAAAAACCAAACTTATCCATGCTCCAGATTATTAACATGAGTATGGGATTCCTTGGAATTCAAATGGCGTTCGGATTACAAAATGGAAATGCAAGCCGTATTCTTGGTAATTTAGGAGCCGATGTTCATGAGTTATCCTGGTTCTGGCTCGTTGCTCCCGTTACAGGTTTGATTGTTCAGCCTATCATCGGGCATATGGGAGACAATACCTGGAGTCCGTTGGGAAGAAGAAAACCTTATTTCCTGATTGGAGCTGTTTTGTGTGCAATAGGATTGGTTTTACTTCCTAATGCAGCTTCCGTTACTCAAATGTTTGCCGCCAATGCGCTTTTGTTAGCTGTAATATTCCTCGCCATGATGGATGCTTCCGTAAATATTGCAATGGAGCCTTTCCGTGCTTTGGTAGGAGATATGCTTCCGAAACATCAGGGGACAATAGGATTTTCGGTGCAGACCATTCTGATTGGAATCGGAGCTGTATTGGGCTCTTATCTGCCGGACTGGTTAACGAAAATGGGAATCTCCAACGAAGCCCCGGCGGGATTTGTGGCAGATAACGTTATTTACTCCTTTTATATAGGGGCAGGATTGCTTATCATCTCAATTTTGTACACCATCATGACAACCAGAGAGTATTCTCCACAGGAATTCGCTGATTTTGAAGATGGAAAAGAGGTAGAACAACAGGAGTCTAAGTTTTCAGATATCTTCAAAGACTTTGCAGCAATTCCTATACAGATGAAAAAACTGGGAATTGTTCAGTTCTTTTCATGGTTTGCATTATTTACCATGTGGGTATTTACGACCAGTGCACTGGCAACCCATCATTTTGGACTTTCTCCGGAAGATACCCACTCCAAAGCATTTAATGATGCAGGGGATTTAACAGGGAAGCTTTTCGGAATGTACAATCTGTGGGCAATTCCGTTTGCATTTCTATTGACACCTATAGCGAAACTGATCGGTAAAAAGCAGACTCATGCCTTAGCTTTATTGTGTGGAGGTGTTGGACTTGTTTCAATGTATTTCATTAAAGATGTCAACAACCTATGGATCTCTATGATCGGTTTAGGATTTGCCTGGGCAAGTATTCTGGCAATGCCTTATGCTATGCTTATTGAAGTCATTCCACAAAGAAAAATGGGGGTCTATATGGGAATATTCAATTTCTTTATTGTGATTCCACAAATAATCAATGGATTATTTGGAGGTCCGGTTGTAAGTGGTGTTTTCGGAAAACAAGCGATGGATTATGTAGTTGTAGGTGGTGTTTGCATGCTGATAGGAGCTGTAGTGACCATGATTTTTGTTAAATCAGAAGATGAAACCCCTAAGGAAATTGAAGAAGAAATCAAACAGGTACATTTTTAA
- a CDS encoding nuclear transport factor 2 family protein: MKKLTTAYTLILFVLGFSLLNAQSKTVFEKEKSEISTMLDAFNVAAAKADYNAYFNFFADESTFIGTDATEIWNKKEFMVWAKPYFDKKKTWNFKALKRNIYFSKDGKLAWFDELLDTQMKICRGSGVVEKINGSWKVKQYVLSVTVPNEVVDKVVVEKTPIEDALIQKLKS; encoded by the coding sequence ATGAAAAAACTAACGACTGCTTATACATTAATCCTTTTTGTACTGGGATTTTCTTTATTGAATGCTCAGTCGAAGACCGTATTTGAAAAAGAAAAATCAGAAATCAGTACTATGCTGGATGCATTCAACGTAGCTGCGGCAAAAGCAGATTACAATGCATATTTTAATTTCTTTGCGGATGAATCTACCTTCATTGGAACAGACGCTACCGAAATATGGAATAAAAAAGAATTCATGGTATGGGCAAAACCTTATTTCGACAAAAAGAAAACCTGGAATTTTAAAGCCCTTAAAAGAAATATTTACTTCAGCAAAGATGGAAAACTGGCATGGTTCGATGAACTATTGGATACCCAGATGAAAATATGCAGAGGTTCCGGAGTGGTAGAAAAAATCAACGGAAGCTGGAAGGTAAAACAATACGTTCTTTCTGTGACTGTTCCTAATGAGGTGGTAGATAAAGTGGTGGTTGAAAAAACACCTATCGAAGATGCATTAATTCAAAAACTTAAGTCATAA